TGCTCATGGCCGTGCTCGTGCCCGTGGTCATGGTGGCGATGACCGTGGTCATGGCCGTGCCCGTGATGGTGGTGGTGCCCGTGGTCATGACCGTGCTCGTGGTCATGGTCGTCGTGATCGTGTCCCTCGTGTGCCATCCCGCTCCTCCTACAGGTCCTTCTCGGGCAGCTCGACGACCAGCTCCCCGTCCGCGTCGACCTCGAGCTCCACCGTGGGCTGGTCGTCGCACACGCCCGGCGAGGTCTCGTTCTTGCCCGTGTCCATGTCGAAGCCAACCTCGTGGCAGGGGCAGACGACCATGTTCCCCTCCAGACGGCCACCGGATA
Above is a genomic segment from Archangium lipolyticum containing:
- a CDS encoding Rieske (2Fe-2S) protein, with the translated sequence MKIKLGPADFAEKEMRGYEVGKRSLCVARINGRYKGLDDWCNHAGCLLSGGRLEGNMVVCPCHEVGFDMDTGKNETSPGVCDDQPTVELEVDADGELVVELPEKDL